In the genome of Dioscorea cayenensis subsp. rotundata cultivar TDr96_F1 chromosome 1, TDr96_F1_v2_PseudoChromosome.rev07_lg8_w22 25.fasta, whole genome shotgun sequence, one region contains:
- the LOC120264639 gene encoding tetraspanin-19, protein MASWVRSCLQSTLKLVNSVIGMAGMAMILYALWMIRVWCKEMNGQWGRALGSTPPWFIYTFFGLGISLCLITCSGHIAAETANGHCLSCYMVFVFLLIILEGAIATDIFLNRNWEQDFPEDRTGRFNEFKHFVRSNFEICKWVGLIVVASQAVSIFLAMILRALGPDRGSFYDSDDDYTPARLPLLRNHVQHNPSTVSPHPPLNSDSWNVGIHEKINR, encoded by the exons ATGGCGAGTTGGGTGAGGAGTTGCTTGCAATCGACGCTGAAGCTTGTGAATTCGGTGATTGGAATGGCAGGGATGGCTATGATCCTCTATGCTCTCTGGATGATTAGGGTTTGGTGCAAGGAGATGAATGGACAGTGGGGTCGTGCTCTTGGTTCAACCCCTCCTTG GTTCATCTACACATTTTTTGGACTCGGAATCTCGCTCTGTCTGATAACATGCTCTGGTCATATTGCTGCTGAAACTGCAAATGGTCATTGCCTTTCTTGC TATATggtgtttgtttttcttctcattaTCCTGGAGGGTGCAATTGCCACAGATATATTTCTAAACAGAAACTGGGAACAG GATTTCCCAGAAGATCGTACGGGGAGATTCAATGAATTCAAGCATTTTGTTAGATCAAACTTTGAGATTTGCAAATGGGTAGGCTTGATTGTTGTAGCTTCACAG gCTGTTTCCATCTTTCTCGCAATGATTCTCAGAGCTCTCGGGCCAGATCGTGGAAGTTTCTACGACAGTGATGATGATTACACACCCGCTCGGCTTCCACTCTTACGAAACCATGTCCAGCATAATCCATCCACAGTCAGTCCTCATCCACCTCTAAACAGTGATTCATGGAATGTCGGAATACATGAAAAG ATTAACAGGTAA
- the LOC120261518 gene encoding sphingolipid delta(4)-desaturase DES1-like produces the protein MGFQGDREEDEEGVMAADFFWSYTDEPHASRRRQILSQYPQIRKLFGPDPFAFLKVSLAVLLQLWTATYVCNASWLKILAVSYFFGSFLNHNLFLAIHELSHNLAFSTPTYNRWLGIFANLPIGVPMSVTFQKYHLEHHRFQGVDGIDMDIPTLAEAHTVTNAITKSIWVILQLFFYALRPIFIKPKPPGMWEFTNLIIQLSLNTYMVYFYGWKSLGYLILSTFVGGGMHPMAGHFISEHYIFNAGQETYSYYGPLNLMTWNVGYHNEHHDFPRIPGCRLYKVREIASEYYESMKSYRSWSQVIYMYIMDRTVGPFSRMKRKLSSKKDH, from the exons ATGGGGTTTCAAGGTGATCgagaggaggatgaggagggagTCATGGCCGCCGACTTCTTCTGGTCATACACCGATGAGCCGCATGCTTCGCGGAGGCGCCAGATCCTCTCGCAGTACCCGCAGATCCGCAAGCTTTTTGGCCCTGATCCCTTTGCTTTCCTCAAG GTTAGCTTAGCTGTCCTGCTTCAACTATGGACCGCAACCTACGTGTGCAACGCAAGCTGGCTGAAGATACTAGCAGTCTCATACTTCTTCGGATCGTTCCTCAATCACAACCTCTTCCTCGCCATCCACGAGCTCAGCCACAACCTGGCATTCTCCACCCCTACCTACAACCGTTGGCTGGGCATCTTCGCCAACCTCCCCATCGGCGTTCCCATGTCCGTCACCTTCCAAAAGTACCACCTAGAGCATCACCGATTCCAAGGTGTCGACGGCATTGACATGGACATCCCAACTCTGGCTGAAGCCCACACCGTCACCAACGCCATAACAAAATCCATATGGGTCATCTTGCAGCTCTTCTTCTACGCTCTCCGCCCGATCTTTATCAAACCAAAGCCCCCGGGCATGTGGGAATTCACCAACCTTATAATCCAACTCTCCCTCAACACCTACATGGTTTATTTCTACGGATGGAAATCTCTCGGTTATCTAATTCTTTCGACATTTGTGGGAGGTGGAATGCACCCGATGGCCGGCCATTTCATATCAGAGCACTATATTTTCAATGCAGGGCAAGAGACATACTCATACTATGGACCCTTAAATTTAATGACATGGAATGTAGGTTACCATAATGAGCACCATGACTTTCCAAGGATTCCAGGGTGCAGGCTTTATAAGGTGAGGGAAATAGCATCAGAATACTATGAAAGCATGAAGTCATATAGGTCATGGAGTCAGGTGATTTATATGTATATCATGGACAGGACTGTAGGACCTTTTAGCAGGATGAAGAGGAAGTTGTCCTCCAAGAAGGATCACTAG